A genomic window from Blastocatellia bacterium includes:
- a CDS encoding PH domain-containing protein: protein MTITCQQCGQTNPQGSRFCNRCGAALSSASSAPAREPTTGEQIVFVIRPAMIFVLIRYLLAAVVTVGMIVGYFYLDERFPGAIPWWVVLIASASAFASPVYRHILRQREVYTLTTTRMEFSYGILSKVRRSIPLSKIQDVTVTRTALERLVGIGDIVIDSAAESGRIPLRNIAHPERYANLILRQIEHQ, encoded by the coding sequence ATGACGATCACCTGCCAGCAGTGCGGACAGACCAATCCCCAGGGAAGCCGATTCTGCAATCGGTGCGGGGCCGCGCTGTCTTCTGCCTCTTCGGCTCCGGCGAGGGAGCCGACGACGGGTGAACAGATCGTCTTCGTCATTCGTCCGGCGATGATCTTTGTCCTGATCCGGTATCTGCTGGCCGCTGTGGTGACCGTCGGCATGATCGTTGGCTATTTTTACCTGGATGAGCGTTTTCCGGGAGCGATTCCCTGGTGGGTTGTGCTGATAGCCTCGGCCAGTGCATTTGCTTCTCCCGTCTATCGTCACATCTTGCGCCAGCGGGAGGTTTATACTCTGACGACGACGCGCATGGAGTTCAGTTACGGCATCCTGAGCAAGGTCCGGCGCTCTATTCCTCTGAGCAAGATTCAGGATGTGACTGTCACGCGCACGGCCCTGGAACGCCTGGTCGGCATCGGGGACATCGTCATTGACAGTGCGGCGGAATCGGGCAGGATTCCCTTGCGAAATATCGCTCATCCGGAGAGATACGCCAACCTCATTTTGCGCCAGATTGAGCACCAGTGA
- the recR gene encoding recombination mediator RecR — protein sequence MPDYAEPITRLIDELKRLPGIGEKSAQRIAFHLLRVPQEQAERLVEAILDVKRRISLCSQCNNLTETDPCRFCSDPSRDHSFICVVEEPSSVVAIERTREYRGLYHVLHGSLSPIRGIGPEDLKVRNLLTRLRSGEVKEIILATNPTTEGEATANYLARLLKPLGVRVTRIAMGLPVGSDIEFADEVTMYRALANRRDI from the coding sequence ATGCCGGATTACGCCGAGCCCATCACGCGACTCATTGATGAGCTGAAGCGGCTGCCGGGAATCGGCGAGAAGTCGGCGCAGCGGATCGCCTTTCATCTTCTCCGCGTTCCCCAGGAGCAGGCGGAGCGATTGGTCGAAGCTATTCTCGATGTCAAGCGCCGGATTTCTCTCTGCTCTCAGTGCAACAATCTGACCGAGACTGATCCCTGCCGCTTTTGCTCTGATCCTTCGCGCGATCACAGTTTCATCTGCGTGGTCGAGGAACCGTCCAGTGTGGTGGCCATTGAGCGGACGCGCGAGTATCGCGGGCTCTATCATGTGTTGCATGGATCGCTTTCGCCAATTCGCGGCATCGGTCCGGAGGATTTGAAGGTGCGGAATCTTTTGACCCGGCTTCGGTCGGGCGAGGTGAAAGAGATCATCCTGGCAACCAATCCGACGACCGAGGGGGAAGCGACGGCCAACTATCTGGCGCGACTTCTCAAGCCCCTGGGCGTGCGCGTGACGCGCATCGCCATGGGGCTGCCGGTGGGCAGCGACATCGAATTCGCCGACGAAGTCACGATGTATCGTGCTCTTGCCAATCGTCGAGACATCTAG
- a CDS encoding YbaB/EbfC family nucleoid-associated protein produces the protein MKLPGNLDLNKMLEQAQKMQQELQKTIEGIRVEASAGGGAVTVTMNGAKAVLSLTIDPEVAAGDVEMLQDLIIAAVNECGRKVDEAVQQQAMKNLNLNLGGLL, from the coding sequence ATGAAACTACCGGGTAACCTGGATCTGAACAAGATGCTCGAACAAGCGCAGAAAATGCAGCAGGAATTGCAGAAAACCATCGAAGGCATCCGCGTCGAGGCCTCGGCCGGTGGCGGAGCCGTCACGGTGACGATGAACGGGGCCAAGGCGGTCCTCTCGCTCACCATTGATCCTGAGGTCGCCGCCGGAGATGTCGAGATGCTGCAAGACCTCATCATCGCCGCCGTCAACGAATGCGGACGAAAAGTGGACGAAGCCGTCCAGCAGCAGGCAATGAAGAACCTCAATCTCAATCTCGGCGGACTCTTGTGA
- the dnaX gene encoding DNA polymerase III subunit gamma/tau yields the protein MTYQVIARKWRPQTFDELVGQEAIARTLQNAISCGRLHHAYIFAGPRGVGKTTTARVLAKALNCATGPTTTPCNRCPSCEEIARGTSLDVLEIDAASHTGVDNVRDVIINNLAIGPARDRYRIFIIDEFHQLSSAAFNALLKTLEEPPPHVLFIMATTELHKVPPTIISRCQLFEFRLIAEGKIFERLRRIAQAEGITISDAALRRIARAGEGSMRDAQSVFDQVISFAGREIHDEQVIEVLGLVGAEMLAAVADAIADQDGGRILRLVDDLVARGVDLRAFTRELMSYFRHLLVVKTVGPDPELLPVEDAERALLLAQADRFSEEDIVRLFHALAEVEQAIRLATEPRFQLEIGLVKLAHLQRVRPLADLIRRIEALQEHISTGSVSGDAPGSLRPAPATVPAVPPSGATDEIEAIKQQLIERGKILLATILEKAQTIEITGDRLRIVFARTESGHRETVLQKSNAQVLTAVAQAVTGRTLTLDVVVEANAPSEQSSRASALRAKAEADPVVRALVKTFKGEIVDVVAKDETT from the coding sequence ATGACGTACCAGGTCATTGCCCGGAAATGGCGCCCGCAAACCTTTGACGAACTGGTGGGGCAAGAGGCCATTGCCCGCACGTTGCAAAACGCCATCTCCTGTGGGCGTCTGCATCATGCCTATATCTTTGCCGGCCCTCGCGGCGTGGGAAAAACGACGACCGCTCGCGTCCTCGCCAAAGCCCTCAATTGCGCCACCGGACCGACGACGACTCCCTGCAATCGGTGCCCCTCGTGCGAGGAGATCGCGCGGGGAACCTCGCTCGATGTCCTGGAGATTGATGCCGCTTCCCATACGGGTGTGGATAATGTGCGCGATGTCATCATCAATAACCTCGCCATCGGCCCGGCGCGCGATCGCTACCGCATCTTCATCATAGACGAATTTCACCAACTGTCCTCGGCGGCTTTCAATGCCCTGCTCAAGACGCTCGAAGAGCCTCCTCCCCATGTGCTCTTCATCATGGCCACGACCGAACTGCATAAGGTTCCGCCGACGATCATCTCGCGCTGTCAGTTGTTCGAGTTCCGGCTCATCGCCGAGGGGAAAATCTTCGAGCGGCTTCGGCGCATCGCTCAAGCCGAAGGCATCACCATCAGTGATGCGGCGCTTCGGCGCATCGCCCGCGCCGGCGAAGGGAGCATGCGCGATGCGCAATCGGTCTTCGATCAGGTGATCAGCTTTGCCGGTCGAGAGATTCACGACGAGCAGGTCATCGAAGTCCTGGGATTGGTGGGAGCCGAGATGCTCGCCGCCGTCGCCGATGCGATTGCCGATCAGGATGGCGGGCGCATCCTCCGGCTGGTGGACGATCTGGTGGCGCGAGGCGTGGACCTTCGCGCCTTCACCCGCGAGTTGATGAGCTACTTCCGTCATCTGCTGGTAGTGAAGACGGTGGGGCCGGATCCCGAGCTGTTGCCGGTCGAAGACGCCGAGCGAGCCCTGCTCCTCGCCCAGGCCGATCGCTTCAGCGAAGAAGATATTGTCCGGCTCTTCCACGCCCTCGCCGAGGTCGAGCAGGCGATCCGCCTGGCGACCGAACCGCGGTTTCAACTGGAAATCGGCCTGGTCAAACTGGCGCATCTGCAACGGGTCCGACCGCTGGCCGACCTCATTCGACGAATCGAGGCCCTTCAGGAGCATATCTCCACCGGCTCGGTGAGCGGAGATGCTCCCGGCTCGCTCCGCCCTGCTCCGGCGACCGTACCAGCAGTCCCCCCTTCGGGAGCTACCGATGAAATCGAGGCGATTAAGCAGCAGCTCATAGAGCGAGGGAAGATTCTGCTCGCAACCATCCTGGAGAAAGCCCAAACCATCGAGATCACCGGAGACCGCCTGCGCATCGTCTTCGCTCGCACCGAGAGCGGACACCGGGAGACCGTGTTGCAGAAGTCAAATGCTCAGGTCCTCACCGCCGTCGCTCAGGCGGTGACGGGCCGCACTCTCACACTCGATGTCGTGGTCGAAGCGAATGCACCGTCGGAACAGTCCTCTCGAGCGTCGGCCTTGCGAGCCAAAGCCGAAGCCGATCCGGTGGTGAGGGCACTCGTGAAAACGTTCAAAGGAGAGATCGTGGACGTCGTGGCAAAGGATGAAACGACGTGA
- the tadA gene encoding tRNA adenosine(34) deaminase TadA, translated as MDEVWMRLALDEAQDALQRDEVPVGAVVVLGEKVIGRGHNRVLTECDPTAHAEIVALRDASRFLNNYRLVGATVYTTIEPCPMCAGALVQARVKRLVYGAADPRAGAVESLFRLVTDARLNHQIEVQGGVLADDCRRMIQSFFQKKRAAADEPERAQ; from the coding sequence ATGGATGAAGTCTGGATGCGGCTGGCCCTGGACGAGGCGCAGGATGCCCTGCAACGGGATGAGGTGCCCGTGGGGGCCGTCGTCGTGCTCGGCGAGAAGGTCATTGGCCGCGGTCACAATCGCGTGCTGACCGAATGTGATCCGACAGCTCACGCCGAGATCGTGGCGCTTCGGGATGCCAGCCGATTTCTCAACAACTATCGGCTCGTCGGAGCGACGGTCTACACCACGATTGAACCCTGCCCGATGTGTGCGGGGGCTCTGGTTCAGGCGCGGGTGAAACGCCTCGTCTACGGTGCCGCCGATCCGCGCGCGGGCGCCGTGGAGAGTCTTTTTCGTCTGGTGACCGATGCACGACTCAATCATCAGATCGAGGTTCAAGGGGGTGTGCTTGCTGATGATTGTCGGCGGATGATACAATCCTTTTTTCAAAAAAAGCGCGCGGCTGCAGATGAGCCGGAGCGGGCGCAGTAA
- the hemB gene encoding porphobilinogen synthase, with translation MELIHRPRRLRRTPELRALVRETDLAVDDLIYPLFVCPGRGVRREVPSMPGVFNLSIDQLIEEVLDARSLGLRAIILFGIPETKDEMGSEAYAEEGIVQRAIRAVKRDVPDMIVIADNCLCEYTSHGHCGIVRDGEVLNDPTLELLARTAVSQARAGADIIAPSNMMDGCVAAIRRALDEAGFQHIPILSYAVKYASGFYGPFREAAQSAPQFGDRRGYQMDPANAREALREAALDVEQGADMLMVKPALPYLDIIRAVRERFPLPLAAYQVSGEYAMIKAAARLGWIDEERIVWETLTSIKRAGADVILTYFAKDVARKLRRETAP, from the coding sequence ATGGAACTCATTCATCGCCCTCGACGATTGCGTCGCACGCCGGAGCTGCGGGCACTGGTCCGTGAAACAGACCTGGCCGTAGACGATCTGATCTATCCGCTCTTTGTCTGTCCCGGTCGGGGGGTGCGGCGGGAAGTGCCTTCGATGCCCGGCGTCTTCAATCTCTCCATTGATCAACTCATCGAGGAGGTGCTCGATGCTCGCAGCCTGGGACTGCGCGCGATCATCCTCTTTGGCATTCCCGAGACCAAGGATGAGATGGGCAGCGAAGCCTACGCCGAAGAGGGCATCGTTCAACGGGCGATCCGCGCCGTCAAGCGGGACGTGCCCGATATGATCGTCATTGCCGATAATTGCCTGTGCGAGTATACGAGTCACGGCCACTGCGGGATCGTTCGGGATGGCGAGGTGCTGAACGATCCGACGCTGGAGTTGCTGGCGCGCACAGCCGTCAGCCAGGCTCGTGCCGGAGCTGACATCATTGCTCCTTCGAACATGATGGATGGGTGCGTGGCGGCGATTCGCCGGGCTCTGGATGAAGCGGGCTTCCAGCATATTCCGATTCTGTCGTATGCCGTCAAGTACGCCTCGGGATTTTATGGTCCGTTCCGGGAAGCGGCTCAGAGCGCCCCGCAGTTTGGGGATCGTCGAGGGTATCAGATGGACCCGGCCAATGCCCGCGAAGCCCTCCGCGAAGCGGCGCTCGATGTCGAACAAGGGGCCGATATGCTGATGGTGAAGCCGGCGCTGCCGTACCTGGATATTATTCGTGCCGTGCGCGAACGATTCCCGCTTCCCCTGGCGGCCTATCAGGTGAGCGGCGAATATGCCATGATCAAAGCGGCTGCCCGTCTCGGCTGGATTGACGAGGAGCGCATCGTCTGGGAAACGCTCACCAGCATCAAGCGGGCCGGGGCCGACGTGATCCTCACCTATTTTGCTAAGGACGTGGCGAGGAAACTTCGGCGAGAGACAGCGCCCTGA
- a CDS encoding GH116 family glycosyl hydrolase, whose product MACSLVLFFLCGGSAGQRVHLRVDLTADGSFLEVTGLELTRPIRRGAVWSAIGRRAAIIGSEDGRSEAWVYPLQLVSDLRLSFRFALPPVGNEIPPEIPAQDVATRITVRPEATTLTYVHGAFTVRQIVFVPLTRPGAIMLLDVDAHVPLKISVHFEPTFRLMWPAEPGRVTVLADHAINAFLLLPDAGAERETKERGAGIIGSPAAALEIENAPPAGDRTDPAAAARMPQYRLVIDTAKLPIARVPLLRGERRVAVVALGAVLPGTVDAARSLYHELITSIDPLYRETVENYRRLARERLSIQVPDERLVNAFEWAKTALDKAFAENPLLGAGLVAGFGLAGESGRPGFAWYFGRDSLWTQLALNSSGDFEKVRESLRLLKKYQRSDGKIMHELSHAAPFVEWFSRFPYPYASADSTPLYIIALEDYYRTSGDLAFLQEMWESARRAYAFARSTDRDGNGLIENTDVGHGWVEGGALHPVHEEIYLAGLWVQASRAMARMAAAMGDKELEQLGHEQAEKARRQIETLYWLNEEGYYAFARQRDGRLVEEKTVMPAVPMIWRLLEDERARRTLEALAASDMTTDWGVRLLSRESEKYNPISYHHGSVWPLFTGWAALASYRYHKAPAAAAALMANVLLTESGSLGWVTEVLSGDRFSSIGVPQQIWSSAMVILPLVRGLFGLEGDAPASLLRCEPQLPPEWDQASVRNVRVGHTLVDIEFKRSLDRVGPHPGIARMMVTITQRRLPSTSATPLTVELAPSFPLDATIHSVTVNGRPAAFEMIRGAEDQICRLTVPPLGRAIVDIRYRQGTSLSLSPVEPREGDRPRGLKLLRVEYGETAVSALVEGVAGETYLLDLFTPREIAGTTDVEIIGREPSAAWGMRYRLRVRLRPSIHESVVRQKLSVTFAP is encoded by the coding sequence GTGGCGTGCTCACTGGTGCTTTTCTTCCTGTGCGGAGGGAGTGCTGGCCAGCGGGTTCACCTGAGAGTTGATCTCACAGCCGATGGGAGTTTTCTGGAGGTGACCGGGCTGGAGCTGACACGGCCGATACGCCGGGGGGCCGTCTGGAGCGCCATCGGGCGGCGGGCAGCCATCATCGGCAGCGAGGACGGGCGGAGCGAGGCGTGGGTTTATCCTCTTCAGCTCGTCAGCGATCTGCGGCTCTCTTTTCGGTTTGCGTTACCGCCGGTGGGAAACGAGATCCCTCCTGAGATTCCCGCTCAGGACGTCGCCACCCGCATCACCGTTCGACCGGAAGCGACGACGCTGACCTACGTGCATGGAGCCTTCACCGTTCGCCAGATCGTCTTCGTTCCTCTCACGCGACCGGGAGCGATCATGCTCCTCGATGTGGATGCTCACGTGCCGCTGAAAATCTCCGTTCATTTTGAACCGACGTTTCGACTCATGTGGCCGGCAGAGCCGGGTCGCGTGACGGTCCTGGCAGATCATGCGATCAACGCGTTTCTCCTGCTCCCCGATGCCGGGGCCGAACGCGAAACGAAAGAACGAGGCGCCGGCATCATCGGATCACCGGCAGCGGCGCTGGAAATCGAAAACGCTCCGCCTGCGGGAGACCGGACTGATCCAGCGGCTGCGGCGAGAATGCCTCAGTATCGGCTGGTGATTGACACGGCCAAACTCCCGATTGCGCGGGTGCCGCTTCTGCGGGGAGAACGGCGCGTTGCGGTCGTGGCGCTCGGTGCCGTGTTGCCGGGGACGGTGGATGCCGCCCGGAGTCTCTATCATGAGCTGATCACCTCGATTGATCCGCTCTACCGCGAAACGGTGGAGAACTATCGCCGCCTGGCCCGCGAACGCCTCTCGATTCAGGTTCCCGACGAGCGCCTGGTCAACGCTTTCGAGTGGGCCAAGACGGCTCTGGATAAAGCATTCGCCGAGAATCCCCTGCTCGGTGCGGGACTCGTCGCCGGATTCGGGTTGGCCGGCGAGAGCGGCCGTCCGGGCTTCGCCTGGTATTTCGGGCGCGATTCCCTGTGGACGCAACTCGCCTTGAACAGTTCGGGCGACTTCGAGAAAGTGCGAGAGAGCCTGCGATTGCTCAAGAAATATCAACGGTCCGATGGAAAGATCATGCACGAACTCTCGCACGCCGCGCCCTTCGTTGAGTGGTTCAGCCGCTTTCCCTATCCTTACGCGAGCGCCGATTCCACGCCCCTCTACATCATCGCCCTGGAGGATTACTATCGAACGAGCGGTGATCTGGCCTTCCTGCAGGAGATGTGGGAGTCGGCCCGACGCGCCTACGCTTTCGCTCGTTCGACCGACCGCGACGGCAACGGACTGATCGAAAACACCGACGTCGGTCACGGCTGGGTTGAGGGCGGGGCTCTCCATCCGGTTCACGAGGAGATTTATCTGGCGGGCCTCTGGGTGCAGGCCTCCCGCGCCATGGCACGGATGGCCGCGGCCATGGGAGACAAAGAGCTGGAGCAGCTCGGCCACGAGCAAGCCGAAAAAGCCCGACGTCAAATCGAGACTCTCTACTGGTTGAACGAGGAAGGCTATTACGCTTTCGCCCGCCAGCGGGACGGTCGCTTGGTCGAGGAAAAGACCGTGATGCCAGCCGTGCCGATGATCTGGCGGCTGCTTGAGGACGAGCGGGCGCGCCGCACGCTGGAGGCGCTGGCTGCCTCGGATATGACGACCGATTGGGGAGTCCGCCTGCTCAGTCGTGAGAGCGAGAAGTACAATCCCATCAGCTACCATCACGGGAGCGTATGGCCCCTGTTCACCGGCTGGGCCGCCCTGGCCAGCTACCGCTATCACAAAGCTCCTGCCGCTGCCGCTGCGCTCATGGCCAACGTTCTGTTGACGGAGAGCGGAAGTCTCGGCTGGGTGACGGAGGTTCTTTCGGGCGATCGGTTCAGCTCCATTGGCGTCCCCCAGCAGATCTGGTCCTCGGCCATGGTCATTCTTCCGCTGGTGCGAGGGCTCTTCGGATTGGAAGGGGATGCTCCTGCGTCACTCCTTCGGTGTGAGCCGCAACTGCCACCGGAATGGGATCAGGCCTCCGTGCGCAATGTGCGCGTCGGTCACACGCTCGTGGATATCGAATTCAAACGCAGCCTTGACCGGGTGGGTCCCCATCCGGGAATAGCGCGAATGATGGTGACGATCACCCAACGAAGGCTCCCTTCTACGTCGGCGACTCCGCTGACGGTTGAACTCGCTCCGAGCTTCCCTCTGGATGCCACAATCCACAGCGTCACCGTTAACGGACGCCCGGCGGCGTTTGAGATGATTCGTGGGGCGGAAGATCAGATCTGCCGTCTCACTGTGCCGCCACTTGGACGAGCAATCGTTGATATTCGCTACCGGCAGGGAACGAGCCTGAGCCTGTCTCCGGTGGAACCCCGGGAGGGAGATCGTCCGCGTGGATTAAAGCTCCTGAGAGTGGAATACGGCGAGACGGCCGTGAGCGCTCTCGTTGAAGGTGTCGCCGGGGAAACCTACCTCCTTGATTTGTTCACTCCCCGCGAGATTGCCGGGACTACCGATGTCGAGATCATCGGTCGCGAGCCCTCGGCTGCCTGGGGCATGCGCTATCGGCTGCGCGTTCGCCTCCGCCCATCCATTCACGAATCGGTCGTGCGACAGAAGCTGAGCGTGACGTTCGCTCCCTGA
- a CDS encoding S46 family peptidase, producing MKKRVRQFRKALRLAASFFLILSLSGLVSSVGARADEGMWTFDNPPLKHLAERYGFTPTQEWLDHVRLSSVRFNDGGSGSFVSPRGLVLTNHHVALGQLQKISTPEKDYVKDGFYARTLEEEIKCPDLELNVLVSMENVTARVQRAVTPGMSEKQALDARKAEIARIEKESLDATGLRSDVVTLYGGGEYWLYRYKRYTDVRLVFAPEQQIAFFGGDPDNFTYPRYDLDFALFRVYENGRPLQTPHYLKWNSRGAAEGELVFVSGHPGSTDRWLTLSQIETQRDYLYPLTLKTLTRRLELLRAYAARSPEHARQAAGLIFSLENAIKAYTGEYRGLRDPALMAKKEKEENEFRRQIMSRPEWARAFGSAWDAIAAAEKKQREMLKPLRFRSLRRSFSELADIALTIVQYVVEVKKPDADRLDGYHDAQLESLRFALFSPAPIYREMEEVLLADSLQESLEELGPEDPFIRAALGGRRPAEVARDIISGTKLDDPQVRRSLIEGGEAAVAASSDPLIAFARRIDPFIREMRRWYEENVLSVVTAAGEKLAAARFAVYGKSVYPDATFTLRLAYGTVKGYPMNGTQAPPKTTFHGLYDRAYSFDLKPPYHLPPRYLERKGKLDLTTPLNFVSTCDIIGGNSGSPVINRQGELVGVIFDGNIESLVGNFVYIEETNRAVAVHSAAIIEALRKLYDADALADELEGKR from the coding sequence ATGAAAAAGCGCGTGCGACAATTCCGGAAAGCACTACGCCTCGCCGCTTCGTTTTTCCTGATCCTCTCGCTGAGCGGTCTCGTCAGCTCCGTCGGGGCACGAGCCGACGAGGGGATGTGGACGTTCGACAATCCCCCGCTCAAGCATCTGGCCGAGCGCTACGGGTTCACCCCTACCCAGGAGTGGCTCGATCATGTGCGGCTGTCGAGCGTGCGCTTCAACGATGGCGGATCGGGGTCGTTTGTCAGCCCTCGCGGACTCGTCCTGACCAACCATCACGTTGCTCTGGGCCAGTTGCAGAAAATTTCCACGCCGGAGAAGGACTACGTGAAAGATGGCTTTTATGCCCGGACGCTGGAGGAAGAGATCAAATGTCCCGACCTGGAACTGAACGTGCTCGTCTCGATGGAGAATGTGACGGCGCGCGTGCAGAGGGCGGTCACGCCCGGCATGAGCGAGAAACAGGCTCTCGATGCGCGCAAAGCGGAGATTGCTCGCATTGAGAAAGAGAGCCTGGACGCAACCGGCCTGCGCTCGGATGTGGTCACGCTCTACGGGGGCGGCGAATACTGGCTCTATCGCTACAAGCGTTACACCGATGTGCGGCTCGTTTTTGCTCCGGAGCAACAGATTGCTTTCTTTGGAGGCGATCCCGACAACTTCACCTATCCCCGGTATGATCTCGATTTCGCTCTCTTCCGCGTCTACGAAAACGGTCGGCCACTTCAGACGCCGCACTACTTGAAATGGAACAGCCGTGGCGCAGCCGAAGGGGAATTGGTCTTCGTATCCGGTCATCCGGGTTCGACCGATCGCTGGCTCACGCTCTCACAAATCGAAACGCAACGAGATTACCTCTATCCGCTGACGCTGAAGACCCTCACCCGACGGCTCGAACTCCTCAGGGCATACGCGGCTCGGAGTCCCGAGCATGCGCGCCAGGCGGCGGGGCTCATCTTCAGCCTGGAAAATGCCATCAAAGCCTACACCGGTGAATATCGGGGGCTGCGCGATCCCGCCCTCATGGCCAAGAAGGAGAAGGAAGAGAACGAATTTCGCCGCCAGATCATGAGCCGCCCCGAATGGGCCCGCGCCTTCGGCAGCGCCTGGGACGCCATTGCGGCAGCCGAGAAGAAACAGCGGGAGATGCTCAAACCGCTTCGATTTCGCTCGCTCAGGCGGAGTTTCTCCGAGCTCGCCGACATCGCTCTGACCATCGTGCAGTACGTCGTCGAGGTGAAAAAACCGGATGCCGACCGACTCGATGGCTATCATGATGCCCAACTGGAGTCGCTGCGGTTTGCGCTCTTTTCTCCTGCGCCCATCTATCGGGAGATGGAAGAAGTGCTGCTCGCCGACAGCCTCCAGGAATCGCTCGAGGAGCTGGGGCCGGAGGATCCGTTCATCCGGGCGGCTCTGGGGGGTCGCCGTCCCGCTGAGGTTGCCCGCGACATCATCTCCGGAACGAAACTCGATGACCCACAGGTTCGTCGCTCTCTCATCGAGGGAGGGGAGGCCGCCGTCGCTGCCTCGTCCGATCCGCTCATTGCCTTCGCTCGCCGCATAGACCCGTTCATCCGGGAGATGCGCCGATGGTATGAGGAGAATGTCCTCAGCGTGGTCACAGCGGCGGGCGAGAAACTCGCGGCGGCTCGATTCGCCGTCTACGGCAAGTCCGTCTATCCTGATGCGACCTTCACCCTGCGACTGGCCTACGGCACGGTCAAAGGCTATCCCATGAATGGGACGCAGGCTCCCCCGAAGACGACCTTTCATGGACTCTATGATCGCGCCTACAGCTTCGATTTGAAACCGCCTTACCATTTGCCGCCGCGGTACCTGGAACGAAAAGGGAAGCTCGATCTCACGACCCCGCTCAACTTCGTCAGCACTTGCGACATCATTGGCGGCAATTCCGGCTCGCCGGTGATCAATCGCCAGGGGGAACTCGTGGGCGTCATCTTCGACGGCAATATCGAAAGCCTCGTGGGAAACTTCGTCTACATCGAGGAAACAAACCGCGCCGTCGCCGTCCACAGCGCGGCCATCATTGAAGCTTTGCGCAAGCTCTACGACGCCGACGCACTGGCCGACGAACTGGAGGGGAAACGGTAA
- a CDS encoding carbon-nitrogen hydrolase family protein: protein MRVAGIQAAPIFLDRQATLDKMLSLIAEAAREGAELCAFPEVFLSGYPAWLSLTGGARFNDDRQKEAYAVLLDQAVRLDGPEVRALERAAREHRIFVYAGMSERGLTEHQGRGTVYCTLLAIDPQRGVVNVHRKLKPTYEERLVWGDGDGGGLRVLPYQGWRIGGLICWENWMPLARTALYAQGEELHVSVWPGNPSLVMDNGRFVALEGRVYVLAVCGILRAEDIPPTFPLREDMLAHGNVFYRGGTSIFAPDGTLVAGPLVDVEGIVYADIDSRMVSRERQNFDPTGHYARPDVFRLRVDRRRRLSVSFRDGPGDDRPSEKRSRADSTD, encoded by the coding sequence ATGAGAGTAGCAGGAATTCAAGCGGCACCCATTTTCCTCGATCGGCAGGCGACGCTCGACAAAATGCTTTCGCTTATCGCTGAGGCAGCCCGCGAGGGAGCTGAGCTGTGCGCCTTTCCCGAAGTCTTCCTCTCCGGGTATCCGGCCTGGCTCAGTCTGACCGGTGGAGCCCGCTTCAACGATGATCGTCAGAAAGAGGCCTATGCGGTGCTGCTCGATCAAGCCGTTCGCCTAGACGGCCCCGAAGTACGTGCGCTCGAACGCGCGGCCCGCGAACACAGGATCTTCGTCTATGCCGGAATGAGCGAGCGCGGCCTGACCGAGCATCAGGGCCGGGGAACGGTCTATTGCACGCTTCTGGCCATTGATCCGCAGCGGGGCGTCGTTAACGTCCATCGAAAGCTCAAACCGACTTACGAAGAGCGATTGGTCTGGGGCGATGGTGATGGTGGGGGTCTCCGCGTCCTCCCCTACCAGGGTTGGCGCATCGGCGGACTCATCTGCTGGGAGAATTGGATGCCGCTCGCCCGCACCGCTCTTTATGCTCAGGGCGAGGAACTGCACGTCTCGGTCTGGCCGGGGAATCCCTCACTGGTCATGGACAACGGTCGTTTTGTCGCCCTCGAGGGGCGAGTCTATGTGCTGGCCGTCTGCGGCATCCTTCGGGCGGAGGATATTCCCCCGACGTTTCCTCTGCGTGAGGACATGCTGGCTCACGGAAACGTCTTTTATCGCGGAGGGACCTCGATCTTCGCCCCCGATGGAACGCTCGTGGCGGGTCCTCTGGTTGATGTCGAGGGCATCGTCTATGCCGACATTGACTCCCGGATGGTCTCTCGTGAGCGGCAGAATTTCGATCCAACCGGTCACTATGCTCGACCCGATGTATTCCGCCTTCGCGTGGATCGTCGCCGTCGGCTGAGCGTCTCCTTTCGTGACGGTCCCGGCGACGACCGACCCTCAGAAAAGAGAAGCCGCGCGGACTCGACCGACTGA
- a CDS encoding cold shock domain-containing protein has product MRETGRVKWFNNKKGYGFIERQEGGDVFVHYTAIKSEGFRSLEEGEVVTFDVVRGPKGLQAENVEKIR; this is encoded by the coding sequence ATGCGTGAAACAGGACGCGTGAAGTGGTTCAACAACAAGAAGGGATATGGCTTCATCGAACGCCAGGAGGGTGGTGACGTGTTCGTTCACTACACGGCGATTAAATCCGAAGGCTTCCGCTCGCTCGAGGAAGGCGAGGTCGTCACCTTCGATGTCGTTCGCGGGCCCAAAGGACTTCAGGCCGAAAACGTAGAAAAAATCCGCTAG